ATGTCGCCCTTCATGCACGCCGACACGATCGACGAGCCGATCCTGATCGTCCACGGCGACGCCGACAGCAACCCGGGTACCTTCCCGATGCAGTCCGAGCGCTTCTACAACGCGCTCAAGGGGCTCGGCAAGACGGCGCGGTTCGTGCTGTTGCCGCACGAGAGTCACAGCTACCGCGCGCGCGAGTCACTGCTGCATCTGATGTGGGAGACGGAGGAGTGGCTCGAGCGCTACGTGAAGAACAGGGCGGCGGGGGAGTAGCGGCGGGCCGGCGTCGGGCTGGATGTCAGGGCGCGGGGATCCTCGGAATGCGGTGCGGGAGCCTGGCAAGGAGCTCGTAGTTCACCTGGTTCGTCATCTCGCTGAACGAGCCGACCGAGATCGTCTGATTGCCCTGCTTCCCGATCAGCACGACCTCGTCGCCGCGCGCGACGTCCGGGATGTTCGTGACGTCGACCGTCATCATGTTCATGTTGACCACGCCCGTGACGTGGGCGCGCCGTCCGCGGACGAGCACGTATCCCCTGTTCGAGAGGACCCTCGAGTAGCCGTGGCTGTAGCCGACAGGCACGGTGGCGATCCGCATACGCCGCGGCGCGATGTACGATGTGCCGTAGCCGACGAACTCGCCCCGCTCGACCATCTTGAGTCCCATCACCGAGGTCTTCCACGACATGACCCGCCGCAGCGGCGTGTCGGTCAGTTTGTGGCACATGTTGAGATAGCGGATCCTGGTCTCCTCGCTCGGCCAGAATCCGTACTGCGCGACGCCGATCCTGACCATGTCGTAGATGGCGTTGGGATAGACGAAGGCCGCCGCCGAGGAAGCGACGTGGCGCCTCCCGATGATGGTGAATGCGCTCCGGAAGCGCTGTAGCGCGTCCTGGTAGCGCTCGAGCTGCTGCTGGATCCTGTGGTAGTTGTTGATGCTCTCCGCGCCGGCCAGGTGCGTGGTGATGCCCTCGAGCACGTATCGTCCCTGTGACCGCTTCAGGAGGTCGATGACCTCCTGGATCTGGCCGTTCTCGTATCCGAGACGGTGCATGCCCGTCTCGAGCTGGATGTGGATCCTCGCCCGCCGCTCGAGCGACGCCGCGGCCTCGAGCGCGGCCTCGAGCCGCTCGATGTCGAAGACGTAGAACTCGACACCGCTGGATATGGCCCACCCGAGCTCGTCGTCCCCGAGGTGTGCCATGATCATGACCGACGTGTCCGGCCGCTTGCTGGCGAGGACCCTGGCCGCCTCGTGCGAGTCTGCGACCGAGAAGTGCCGCACGCCCAGCGACTCGGCCAGCGGGACGAACTCCTCGATGCCGTGGCCGTAGGCGTTCCCCTTGACGACCGAGGAGACCAGCGTGTCGTGCCCGACCCGCGCTTGGACGAACCGGAGGTTCCGTGCCAGCGCCGAGTGGCTGAGATAGATGCGCGACGTGGGGCTTGGCTCCATGATGTCCACCGTTCGCTCCCTCACACCCCCGCTCAGTGGGGGATCGGCTCCTCTGACCCGTACGGACCGAGGATCTCCCTGACGATGGCATAGAGAAGGTCGGCGCCTGTCGTCACGAGCTCGTCCGGGAAGTCGTACGACGCATTGTGCAGCGGGACCAGGTCCTCACCCGCGCCCAGTCCCAGAAGCACGGCGTCGGTCAGCGCCGAGAAGTGTCCGAAGTCCTCGGACCAGTGCAGCGGACCGTCGAGCTCGCCGGTCTCGAGACCGAGCGACCGCGCGGCTCGACGGGCCGTCTCGAGCGCGTCGGCGTCGTTCGTCGTCACCGGGAACTCCTCTTCCCAGGTGACCTCGTGCGCGAGACCGTGTCGCCGCGCCGACTCCTCCGCGAGACCGAGGACGGCACGCTTCAGCGACTCGAGCGACGACGCGCTCCCCGAGCGCACGGTGGCGATGACCTCCGCCTCACCCGGCGTCGTTCCGAGCGCGCGCTCGCCCAGACGCGCGTGGGTCACCGTCGAGAGCGCGAGCGGGTCCCCGCCGCCGGC
This is a stretch of genomic DNA from Candidatus Effluviviaceae Genus V sp.. It encodes these proteins:
- the alr gene encoding alanine racemase is translated as MEPSPTSRIYLSHSALARNLRFVQARVGHDTLVSSVVKGNAYGHGIEEFVPLAESLGVRHFSVADSHEAARVLASKRPDTSVMIMAHLGDDELGWAISSGVEFYVFDIERLEAALEAAASLERRARIHIQLETGMHRLGYENGQIQEVIDLLKRSQGRYVLEGITTHLAGAESINNYHRIQQQLERYQDALQRFRSAFTIIGRRHVASSAAAFVYPNAIYDMVRIGVAQYGFWPSEETRIRYLNMCHKLTDTPLRRVMSWKTSVMGLKMVERGEFVGYGTSYIAPRRMRIATVPVGYSHGYSRVLSNRGYVLVRGRRAHVTGVVNMNMMTVDVTNIPDVARGDEVVLIGKQGNQTISVGSFSEMTNQVNYELLARLPHRIPRIPAP